The DNA window CTCAGTCTTTATCCTACACAACTCAAATATACATACTACATGTAAAAAGGGTGGAGTCTCTCTAACCTCGCACTACGGGCCAGGCAACTGCAGATCCCCAGAAGTATGAGCAAAGAATCGCCGTATGCTCCACTGCTCCACTCCGCCAGACAGTGTCAGGGACGCTTGTCACAAACGTGaccatcaccttgatcaccttgactcccgttgatcttcgaactggtcgagcgggcgccagtaattcttccatttgtcccgatcgcgtgccagagtagcccagtggttcctcctttcgcgtgggacacgaagagcatcatatttttctttcaaggacatCGTGAAGAACcatgaccatcgggtcggcggtcttcttgtagtgcgcttaatatcgcggggaacccagtcgctcacggctctggtccaacggttgtcatcaaagcgcatcacgtgtccggcccaccttattttactttccttggcaaacgcggcggcggctctaatcttcgattgctgacgtaggagagaacttcgaatcccgtccctcacttatGTGAAAccggatactcctagcatcactctctcaattgcgcgttcaatgacgctcaccgcgttttcttcctgcttgcgaaatgtctaggtttccgaagcataggtcaaagcaggaagtacggtggtgttaaagaggtgagcacggagccgggtgttcctggtcttcttcactacatcctcgatgctcttgtacgctccccaagccgctcgtctcctcctgcccagctcggggtcaggtcgttcatcatgttcagttcccgacccagataaacgtagctggtgcattcggatatgttcgttccgttgagcgtgaatggggcatccgagacccatccgttccgcatgaacatcgtcttttgtagattcagctgaagaccgatgcatccacatgtttcgtcgaattcggtcagcattcgttccgcttggctgatgctaggtgttatcagtacgatgtcatcattaaagcgcaaatggtgtagctgccgaccatcaaccttcactcccatgtcgtcccattccaactttcgcattacgttctcgagggtggctgtgaatatttcgGGTGAagttgtatcaccctgtcggacccccctcttcacgtcattgatgatgttcttgtagaatgacgTGACCatagataataaaaatgaagaagtaagaaaaatatgtttacgcTCGGTATGCTCAAACAAAGAGCATTTGAATAACAGGCAATGAATGAGATGCACTCTCGCGCAGCAAGCGCATCTGGTGTGCAAAAACTACTCGAGCACAATCAGATTGCGAGAGCAACACTGTGCCGACAGCAGACAAAGAACTTGGACCGTATATAAACGGTCCAAGAGTGCTTATTGCTCAGAGCATAGTCGAGCATTCGCCTAAAGCATCTCCTTTTCTCTTGCCTCCCTTCTTGTGATGCTTGTATTTTATGCATTTCTGTTTATGCATTTCTGTGTGTGCATTATTATATCACTCCTGTTATTTTACATTTGCCATGTAACGTGCCTTATATAATGACATAACATGCCTCTGATATTGGTGTATATTGTACGTGATAaataaaggtttaattacccaagtttgaggcttATTCACGTGGCATCTAACGAACAACTGAACCACCGCTGACTCAACGCTGGTACACCTCCGGCTTGCGGTAGCCCCTCCTGCTCCTCTGGCTAATAGTACTGTTCGAGAGTTGCGGTCGTTGTCCGTTTGGCTCATTTCCACTCACCTTCTTCGTTCTTCGCTGACCCAACAATGGCTCCAATGAATGACGAAATACGAAAGTGCGGTTTTTATAGAGGCAACAGTGGGAaaacttgtctgcgaggataaaaacactgacttgatacatgaTGGGCCTCCTGAATCACCTTTTAGGCCAACGCGCgctccaaaaacctcaactatTACGACTTGCAGTAAGGCACGTCGACGCATCtaaagtggattgatacgccagagactttatcctctatACCAAAACTCACTTAAAAAACCATCCAACACAGCAGAATGCGAATAACCGCCGTTTGGTTACGAGTAGATGGCTACTTTATTTCTCCAAAAACACAACACAAACAAACTCTGGTcatgagaaaggaaaaacgacATTCCCAAGCGAATACAACTAAAATTGTcgtgaagaataaattttatgtTCTGCATTTATTCTAATTATAGACTCCTTAAACATTTACGCATTTACCATTGAAACCTCTATAAAAACAATCGACTTTTAGAAACCATAtttgaaacaaagaaataatggCAATCATGCAGGTGGGCTCGGGCGGTACAGCGATAAGACGGAGTGGGCCGGAGCTCAGGGCGCCGCTTTGGTGCACCAGCGCTGCGAAGGGGTAGAAGGGGGAGAGCGAGTTGCACTGCGTCGAAGTGGCGCACCAACACCAAAAAGTCATAAAGGGGGTGAGAAGGGTCtcatggcgtcgaattggtgcgcagGCGCCAATGACCGTTGTAATGGGGaaggacgggtcccatggcgtGGAATTGGTGCACCAGCGCCAGAAGACAGCAAAACAGCTTAGACGGGTCCCACTCCGAATTGATCCACCGCGATCCAAAAATACCGCGCAGTAAATCCGAGCGAATTTGTCAAGAAGTGAACGAAATGTTGTGAACTATTTCATGGTTGCTGTGTAGCGATTCACCCTTGTCTACTCCGCCGCATGTCTATTCCCAACGCATGTTTGCCTcatcaggttggtaacatcatttgttcaaaaattggaaatgcgAATAAAACCGGCTATTCAAATACTATCTAACAGTTTGCACGATCTGACGCAAAACCTTATCTATACCGGTATGATGACGTTGTCTTTTCATGTCAGCACATTATTCTGCGctaattgttgagaaaaaggaagagaaaaactcatacttcttataaaactttgaaattgtgGCGGTAACAAAAGAATATAGGTAtgaaaaatcaagtttgagtattttccaaatgtagtac is part of the Necator americanus strain Aroian chromosome V, whole genome shotgun sequence genome and encodes:
- a CDS encoding hypothetical protein (NECATOR_CHRV.G18328.T1), which encodes MRFDDNRWTRAVSDWVPRDIKRTTRRPPTRWSWFFTMSLKEKYDALRVPRERRNHWATLARDRDKWKNYWRPLDQFEDQRESR
- a CDS encoding hypothetical protein (NECATOR_CHRV.G18329.T1), producing the protein MVTSFYKNIINDVKRGVRQGDTTSPEIFTATLENVMRKLEWDDMGVKVDGRQLHHLRFNDDIVLITPSISQAERMLTEFDETCGCIGLQLNLQKTMFMRNGWVSDAPFTLNGTNISECTSYVYLGRELNMMNDLTPSWAGGDERLGERTRASRM